The genomic segment TGCGCCGATCACGGCATTCCGCATCGGAAATGCGGCAAGCTGATCGTCGCCACCACCGCCGCGGAAGCCGACAAGCTGGAGTCGATCCGCGCCCACGCCGCCGCCAACGGCGTCGATGACCTGCGCGCGATCGACGGCGCGGAGGCACAGCGGATGGAGCCGGCGCTCTCTTGCGTGGCAGCGCTCGTTTCACCCTCGACCGGAATCGTCGACAGCCACGCCTACATGCTGGCGCTGCGCGGTGATGCCGAAGCGGCCGGCGCGGCGTTCGCATTTCACGCGCCGCTGCTGTCGGCACGCCGTGAGGGCGAAGTGCTTGCGCTCGAGATCGGCGGCGAGATGCCGATGACGCTCGGCTGCCGGCTGTTGATCAATGCCGCCGGCCTCGGCGCAACTGCAGTGGCGCGTTCGATCGCGGCCATGCCATCCGAGCTGGTGCCGACGCCTTATCTCGCCAAGGGCAATTACTTCACCTGCAGCGCGCGCGCCCCCTTCTCCCACCTGATCTATCCGGTGCCGGAGCCAGGTGGTCTCGGCGTGCATCTGACGCTGGATCTCGGCGGCCAGGCCAAGTTCGGCCCCGACGTCGAATGGATCGACGAGCTCGACTACGTGGTCGATCCGGCGCGCGCGGCGCGGTTCTATCCGGCGATCCGCAAATACTGGCCCGGCCTGCCGGATGGCGCGCTGTCGCCGGGCTATTCCGGCATCCGGCCGAAGATCGTGCCACCGTCCATCGCAGTGCAGGATTTCGTGGTTCAGAGCCCGCGTGAGCATGGCGTGCCGGGCCTGATCAACCTGTTCGGGATCGAGTCCCCGGGATTGACGGCGGCGCTGGCGATTGCCGACCACGTCGCCGCGCTGGCCGGCTGATCGAACTCACGTCGCAACCGGCTGCGTCAACAAAATATCGAAAATCGATTTTTTGTTGACGGGCGGCATCTCTTGCGATTTGCTCGCAGCATGAGCAGCGTAAGCCCGATCCTGCACTATGCGTTGGATGGCGACGGCCCGCGGAGCCTGACTTCCGCGGTACAGGAGCGGATACGCGCGGACATTCTGGCGACCCGTCTGCTACCCGGACAAAAGCTGCACATCGCAGGCCTTGCCAAGCAGTTCTCGGTCAGTCTCGCGGCCGTCCGCGAAGCGCTGTCCCGCCTCGTCGCCGACGGGCTGGTGCAGGCCGCCGACCAGCGCGGCTTCCGCGTCAGCCCGGTGTCACTGCAGGATCTCGCCGACGTCACCCGATCGCGTATCGAGATCGAAGGCTTGATGCTGCGGCGATCGATCGAACTCGGTGACGAGGCCTGGTTGAACGCGGTCGAAGCCGCCTGGAGCGCCCTGAAGGCGTTTCCGCACCGTTTTCCGGGCGACGATCCCCTGCAGTACGACGAATGGGCCAAGCGCCATAACGCCTTTCATCTGGTGCTGGTGAGCGGCTGTGACTCGCCCTGGCTACTGCGCTTCCGCAAACTTCTGCACGAACAAAGCGAACGCTACCGAAGGCTGTCGATCCGCCGCGACTCCGGACGCGATCCGGCCGATGTCGAGGTTGAGCACGCGGCCATCGTCGAGGCGGTGATCAGACGCGACGCCGAGGCGGCGGTCGCGGCTTTGGCCAAGCATTTTACGGCGACCAAAGACAGCGTCGCGATCTCTTCCGGCGAAATTCTCGAGGTCGATCGGGCGGTTTGACCGTCCGCGTCTCGTCGTTATTCGCGACGCAGCCCGCGTCGCTCGAATGATCAAAACGATGGCCGAGGGCGTCCCAGGGACGCCCCGAGCGCCGCAACAGCGGCTTTGCGCGATGGAGAGCAGCTCGCGCGAAGAGAACACCTCAAGCCAACGGAGAACTCCAGTCCCCTGCGGCTGATCGCCAACCACCGATCCCACAGCAACCATTCGACCCAAACGGCGACCGGCATTCAACGACCGGCACCTAACAAAAACAACCAAACGGAGGAAACAAGATGCGCATGACGACCGCGCGGGCATTGCTCGCCGTATCACTCGGTCTGATCGGCACGGCCGCATCGGCCGAGGATCAACCTGGGATTACCGAGACCGAAATCCGCATCGGGCAGACCATGCCCTATAGCGGGCCGGTTTCGGCATTCGGGATTCTCGGCAAGGGCGAGCTCGCTTACTTCAAGATGGTCAATGATCGCGGCGGCATCAACGGCCGCAAGATCAACCTGATCTCGCTCGACGACGGCTACGTGCCGCCGAAGACCGTGGAGCAGACCAGACGACTGGTGGAAAGCGACGAAGTCTCGTTCATCTTCTCCACCATGGGCACCGCGCACAACACCGCGATCGCCAAATATCTGCAAAACAAGAAGGTGCCGCAGCTGTTCGTCGCTTCCGGCGCCTCCAAATTCGGCGACATCTCGCAGTACCCGCTCGCCATCATGGGCATCATGGCGCCGTTCCGCAACGAAGCAAGAATGTACGCCCGCTACGCCCTGGAGAAGAAGCCGGACGCCACCTTCGCGGTGATCGCACAGAACGACGATTTCGGCCGCGACTATCTTGCCGGGCTGCGCGACGTGCTCGGCGAGCGCTACGACAAGGCGGTGACCGCAAGCATGTACGAAGTCACCGACCCGACCATCGACTCGCAGATCGTCAGCCTGAAGGCCAGCGGCGCCGATGCGCTGATCATCGCCGCGACA from the Rhodopseudomonas palustris genome contains:
- a CDS encoding GntR family transcriptional regulator encodes the protein MDGDGPRSLTSAVQERIRADILATRLLPGQKLHIAGLAKQFSVSLAAVREALSRLVADGLVQAADQRGFRVSPVSLQDLADVTRSRIEIEGLMLRRSIELGDEAWLNAVEAAWSALKAFPHRFPGDDPLQYDEWAKRHNAFHLVLVSGCDSPWLLRFRKLLHEQSERYRRLSIRRDSGRDPADVEVEHAAIVEAVIRRDAEAAVAALAKHFTATKDSVAISSGEILEVDRAV
- a CDS encoding ABC transporter substrate-binding protein, which encodes MRMTTARALLAVSLGLIGTAASAEDQPGITETEIRIGQTMPYSGPVSAFGILGKGELAYFKMVNDRGGINGRKINLISLDDGYVPPKTVEQTRRLVESDEVSFIFSTMGTAHNTAIAKYLQNKKVPQLFVASGASKFGDISQYPLAIMGIMAPFRNEARMYARYALEKKPDATFAVIAQNDDFGRDYLAGLRDVLGERYDKAVTASMYEVTDPTIDSQIVSLKASGADALIIAATPKFAAQAIRKTFEIGWKPMRFLSNVSVWMSSVMEPAGVDAGVGIISTAYVKDPLDPAWANDPGVKDWRAYMQKYIPDGDLRDSNYVNGYNNGMVVEHVLKAAGNDLSRDNIMKQALSIKELELPMLLPGIKVQTAADDHLPIEQVQFMRFTGKQWERFGEVRSTK
- a CDS encoding NAD(P)/FAD-dependent oxidoreductase, with the translated sequence MDEVECVVVGAGVVGLAIARKLAQQGREVIVVEQAEAIGTGTSSRNSEVIHAGIYYRAGSLMAQLCVAGRQALYAYCADHGIPHRKCGKLIVATTAAEADKLESIRAHAAANGVDDLRAIDGAEAQRMEPALSCVAALVSPSTGIVDSHAYMLALRGDAEAAGAAFAFHAPLLSARREGEVLALEIGGEMPMTLGCRLLINAAGLGATAVARSIAAMPSELVPTPYLAKGNYFTCSARAPFSHLIYPVPEPGGLGVHLTLDLGGQAKFGPDVEWIDELDYVVDPARAARFYPAIRKYWPGLPDGALSPGYSGIRPKIVPPSIAVQDFVVQSPREHGVPGLINLFGIESPGLTAALAIADHVAALAG